The window gcgccggggacgacggcgcgaaCAGAGGCGATGTTCCAGTAAAAGTGCGAGTTCTGCCAGCCGGAGGCGTCAGTGCCGGGGTGTCTGCGGGAAAGGAGAGGAAAATAGGAAAGGGGCGTGGTGCCTTGGAGATGAGAACGACGCGGAGGTCCGGTTCGTGCGGGAGCGTATCCTTCAACAGCCGATGAGTGACAGCCAGACCACCGAgcgaggcgccgacgacgacgacaacttTTTTCGCCATGGCTCCCGCGGCTGTGCCAGTGTCGGATGTATCTTGCAGATGCCGCCCACAAGGGCCGGGCCGGGGCACGGGGGGTTCCAGAAGAGGATCAGGGGGAAGAGCCGTGTTGGTGTGTTGGGGTCGAGACGTCTATGACGACGAGATGTTGGGCGACGCAGGAACAAGGtttggccgccgccctgtGGCGCTCTCGCATTCGATGGAAGGCAGTTTTTCTGCCGATCGTCTGTCGAAGGTGCGTGCCATGCCATGGGATAGCAGAGACGGACGGCATGTTGTCGGTCATTGTGAATTCCGTGGTGGAGGATGGGGGCTGGGAAGCAGGAGCTCTATGGCGGATGGATCATGGATGGTCCATGACGTGAGATGGCTCCACCAGccggagtactgtaagtactccgtacagtacagtatgatACCCCatagtacgagtactgtacatgtactgtaaggaGTGCTGTaagcatacaagtacaactaattaacaagtaattactgtatcggtactccgtactccgtacagcatacggagtaattgctccgtacagtagttgtaagtacgtacaggtacagaaCAAATAAGTCCTCATTCGTACACACATGTgccaagtaattaatacttacattaatacttactgAAAAGCACTCTGAAAGGCGCTAACCGACCATTAGCACAGCCGaatactacggagtacaatggCTGTGTTCTATTATGgctgtgcttgcaagtataggtacatgtagtaagtacaccgtgctgtaagtactgtaagcatgtacagtaggtgtactgtacggagtactaaccTAGGGGCACACATTTGTTCGTGGTACAAGTATCCGCAGAGTAcgaagcacaagtacatgcatgcacttgtacttacttacttgtactgtacgcctgAAAAGTGCAAGTCGGCAGCACGTGCAGATGAGTGCGTTGAGCAGTCCGCCGCTGGTTTGCGCTGGGCATCAAGCGCTTTCAAAACACACCGGTGCTATCGATGCTGACGCATTTGCATTCATTCAGCTGCAGTCACCCCAAAGCTCGTTTCTGTCCGCTAGTTCGGGAAGCTGGTGCGAATGCAAGTCCACACGGGTATTGCGCAGGAACACCAACGGTACTGTGCAGGTACTGTGCGTGGTGCTAGAGGCAAGTCCTGATGCCCCAAGGCACTATGAGCCCAGGTGCTCGTTCCGTGCCTCCAGGACTTCTAGTGCTTCTTTTCAGGGCTCTAGTGCTTCGTTTCAGGGCGCTGTGCGTGGGCGGTACGCTGTTGCTGAGGCCCCCCCTTTCTGCGCCAACGAGGCTCCGGCCCGGCCCATCCAGCGCTGGCATAGGAAGAGCCCAACAAATGGGTACCTGCGCTCCGCACCCACGGCACGTGGCCAATCAGGCACCAGGTATGGACCAAGCAGAGCACTGTTAGGGACTAATCCAGTGCTCATTGTCCGAGGTTCGTCAGCGGGCGGTCCGGGTCACCACCAATTGCGcgccctccctcccctcgaCCCTCCGCCGGCCAACCCCGCCAGAGTGCGCGGACGCACAAGCAGCTGACCCCCATCGCATCtttcctcctcgccaccgccaaCACCTCGTCCGCTGCCTCGTCCCCAACACTCCATCCCCTCTGCTCTTCCGCTCCTCCGCTCCTCCGCTCCATCCGCcctgtcctcgtccgcgCCAGATCCGATCCGCCGCAAATCTCTCGCCCGTCATGTCTCCCCCCACCCAGAGCGAGGCTTTCAagaaggccgtcgtcgactccaAGAAGCTCACCAGCAAGCCCAGCAGCGACGACCTGCTGGCCCTCTACGGTGCGATCCCCCGCGGCTCCCCTCGCCCCCGACGCCCGCTGCCATTGCTAACCGCGCCGTCTCGCCCAGGCCTCTACAAGGtggccatcggcgaggaCATTTCCACGGCCGTCGCCCCCGGCATGTTTGACCTCAAGGCAAGCCGCTCGCCTCCCtgcccccccgccccccccccctccggggccgccgacgcgcaCGCGGCACCTGCTGACCGGCGTGATGATGCAGGGCAAGGCGAAGAAGGGTGCGTGGCAAAAGattgtcgacgagggcatcACCGCCGAGCAAGCCCAGGAGCGAtacgtcgccctcgtcgagaagaTGAAGGAGACGTACGGCTACGACGAGAACAAGGagcccgaggccgtcggtGCCTAGGGTAGGAATCGGTACCCGGTGCACTCGTTTGTGCAGGCGCCCTCACCTGCTCGCCGTGTCTCGGCTTGTTTCGGCGGCGTTCCGTTTCGGAGAGGTAGACGTGGGAGGGGAGGTCGTGGGGGGGGTTTATGTAGCGCAAGAGAACGCCGTATTAGCACACGAGCAGAAACAATCAAAGTACCACGCCGCACGCACGGGCGCCTATCTTTTGGAacgaggcgggcgggcgagccAAGCATGCATCCCTGCCCTGCCGCACACGCTTCCCGTGCTTGACGCGTTCTGCAACTCACGCGTTGCGCATCTCGCGCGTTGCCATTTATCCTCattcctcggcggcggcgcgggggGCTGGAATCTAGATGGCCCGAACCAGGAGGGCGGTACGGGCGCCGCCAGTGGTGGGCTCGGGCTGAAGCTGAAGCTACGGGTACAGTGCTGTAAgatacagcacagtacagtacaaggaTACAAGTATGCATGTATCGAGTACAGTGTGTCGGAGCCCAGGCAGAAACACGGCGAACTGGACATGGCTTACTGGCATTAATTAATTACCGTACGTCGACATGCACAGCTCTCCAACGCAGCTACGAGCTCGGCTGGAATGCACACAATCTAGATCGACTCATCGCCAAGCATTCCCGTGGCTTTTTCCCGCTTCCGCCTGAGCGCCTCGCCAGACGGATAACCGGGATCGAGCACCGAACGAGGCTGAGACAGCGATTCAGCGGGGGCCGAGGGCGGGCATCATGGTGGACTAAGAGTTTAATTGTATTAACGTATGACGTGACCTCCCCAATCAACTACAGACGGTGCCGGTGCGAGGTGCGAGCGAGCATCGTTCCCTGGCCTCGCTACCCGCTCGGCAACGAGACGGAAGTCTATCCAAGCGACCGACCGGCAGGACCGGATCGGATACAGGCCGCAGCTAATCAGGTCCGCGTACAGAATGGTGGAACGGTTGGGTTCCATGTGGTGCCGTCGAAAGTGGCCATCCAACGACACCTTCCGTCCTCCCTTCAGCCTCTCCTCCCGGGGaagaagaagcagaagcacGAGCATGACAAAGAATggggcggcggaggcgagcCGAGGCGTCACGCCCTCTCGCCAGTCCCGAGGGGGAATCATGTGGGAAGGAAGAGAAATAAAGGGGTCAATTAGAAGTAAATGGCAGGCCGATGAATGGTGCACAATGATAGCAAGCCTCATCAAGGTCGtaagctcgacgccgcgtTCCCGGCTCACGACGGACCGACGACGGAACGGCAGCGGAGATCGAGCGGCTCCTCCGACATGATCAGGGCGAAAAGAGTCTCCCGCCTGCTCCTGACGACGCTCACaagagggcgacggcggcggcggcggcgaggagcagaCCGCTGacgcccgaggcggcggcgccgctgaCGTTGAGCAGGCCCTGGGGCACCGGGTTGCCGGAgggggccgaggccgagggccaggccgacgaggggtAGACGGCGGTGGTGTTGTGGGCAAAGGTGGTGGCATTCGACGCCGGCGTGGACGTGGTGGAGCAGATGGTCGTCacctgcgtcgtcgtggcgttggacgagaaggagggagcggccgtcgtcgagggcgcagGCGGCTTGGCAGTGGCCTGctcgagcccgtcggcgATGTGGTACTTGGCGGCGCAGGTGGCGATGTCCATGGTCTCGGGGCAGCACCACGAATTCTTGTTGCGGTCGTGAGTGCAGTAGTAGCCCTTTTCGCACGAGTCTGGAGGGGCAGCATCGTCAGCGACGGTCGCGCGCCGCGGCATGCGGGAGGGACGGAGGCATGGAGGCATGGAGGAGGGACGGGGGGTGGAACGTACTGCCAGATCCGTCGGTGCAGCAGGactcgccggccgacgggTTGAAGCAGTGGGAGACTCCTCCTTCCGAGGCAGGGCAGAGGGAAAACTCCTGACCGCAGGCAACGCCGCAGGTGTCACCCAGGTTGCATTTCAACGTCTCGGGCTTGTagccgtcgacgttgcgGCGAAAGAGGCCCTGGCCGGGCACGGACCTGACGGCGAGGCGGTAGGGCATCGgttcgtcggccgacgcggcggcgccggcggccgacgcggcgaggacggcgacggcggtgaagCGCATCGTTGCCGTTGGCTGTGGCAGCGGCTTCGGGAGGGACGGGCGAGCGCGCGGTCGGAACGATCAAGAATCAAGAGAGCGGAACGAGTACCGAGGTAAGAAAAAAATACTCTTTGACGCGGGAAAGAAACGAGTGTGGGCAAGCCGAAAGACTTGGTGAAGAAGGACGGGTTGAAAGGAATGTGGAAAGTGAAGTTCTTGACGATGCGGAGAAAACGGGCCAGCGAGGCGAGCGGCCGGGTGGGCAGCAAAACACTTGCTTTTTAATTTCCCTGCCTGCCATGCACTCCTTCGAAGCAGCCTCCGAGGGACTCCAATCGGAGGGCCCATTAGCTCGGAAACGGCGCTAGCGCGCTGGAGTCTTCCCTGCCCGGCCGGGGGGCTGTGTCAGGGCACGGGAGGCGCCATGCCATTTCCAGCCTGGGCAGAAAGTCCCGACCTGCTGCCGCAACCTTGACGTGAGTTAGCACATGAGGATGTGGACACGTGCCCGTTCGTGTGTACccctaagtaagtacatgtacggaccCTTGAGTGcctacttgcacatgtactgtaattacatgttataagtaattacatggtAATTACGccgtccctcgtcgtcggttgGTGGGTTGCGGTCCATTGCCGGCCCATGGCAGGGGGGGTGACAAAATTGTCGCTGCCCCGCCACTCCGCACGACGGtgtccgtaagtacttgtacggccGCAACGCGTGTCGCTTTCCCCTGGGAGCAGGTACTCCTACCTCGGTGACGGCAGACGTGTGGTAAtagtatgtacagtaagcgCCATGGAATTCATTACCGTACCGTACTTATTCGTGTGTAAGCACATTTCGTGTTTTGTACTTGCGCACACCGGTTCAAGTGCTTGCAGGTACGTATTGCACTTATAAGTACTTGGAGCCATGCGCACcaacagtacatgtgcttacttAAGTAGACATATAATTAATTGCGTTGTCTCTGCTTGGTGAAGGTAAcggtgcacttgcatgtacggaatacatcAAGTACCTGTGCTTTGCAGTAAGTATATGTGTAGTAAGTAATGCTTCGTACAAGAACACGAGAAGGTCaacttgtacacctactgtgcaCTTAGATGCACAACGTATAtcaagtactagtaggacagtactccgtatttactccgtatattCCGTACTGACATGTTGGCatgtactaatagtactgtaagtgctgtTCTTAGTCCGTAATTACATGcagtatgcaagtacttacactaacaactactcaagtacatgtacaactacttacgtGTGCCAaataagtagttgtacgttgGTACACGTACGTGTCCTAGCAGTATTCCGGtagaagtacttactgtacatgcaacaATGCAAGTAGCATAGAAGAAGTACTCCGTTGCCATGAACCTATGGTGCTTGTCCATGAAGACTAATGCGTTTGTGAATGCATGAGCATAGCACTACTTGCAGCATGACGAACTGGCCACGGAGCCGAATCATTCTTTCCCGTGCATTCTTTCATGCCCTCATTCCTTCAAGGCCTTGGGCCTCCTTGCATTCAAATACACGTCCACGTTCTTTGTATGTAGGTaagtgtacacgtacttactgcaagtactcggtgcaCAAGTAATAGTGGTGTACCCTGATGAGAGACCAGGTCAAGAGGGCGACCAGGGCAAGAGGGCACAGCCGACATTAGTTGTAGGTAATACTTAGTAAGGTGTGCTGCTGCCCACCCGGACACAAAGGTACAAGTGCTCCAAGTACGAGCGAATACTTACTAgattagtacctagtacggagtaagcagATGCTATTCGTCACTGACTATTACCGCataagtactaataggtacCTAGCGTAGCGCTAGAGCATACGGCCATTAGTAGACCTACCCGCAAGGAACCAAGGCACTCACTACAACGTAGCACGAATGCAAGTATTctgatgtacatgtacggggtcCTACGTAGCACTTGCAGTGGTGGTAGGTACAAGtataggtactaggtaggtagctgGCACTAccaacggcgacgccgtaGACGCATACGACAcgagcacacctacagtacgtgcagtaGAGGCCGGCGAACATGTTCAGCAGCGAGCCGCAGCAGCTTGAGCTAGCCAGAGTCAATGGCAGCGCCTCCACCCATCGCAGCGCTTTGGGGGGCCACGCTCGAGACGCTTTCCGTCTCATGGAACAAGTACGTACCGGTCAAACTAATGCCAGCAAGCACCCTCGGGCTGGCAGatacaactactgtaagtattaatacaagtactgtaagtgttGATACGAGCAAGTgttaatacaagtacttaagtgttAATACAGGTAATATTCcgtactactagtacctgcttgcaagtacaggccggtactgtaggtacccTACTAcatgcgagtacatgtaagcgtAGGTATCAAGTAGTGAGATTCCATATGTTGCATTTCCTTGCACGggtacatactgtacacttgcagatctgtacgtacatgtacctgtccggcatgtacagtacaacgtaTTAATTACCTGCAGCAACTCCGCTATCTCTCTCGCTCATTATTGCTTAATAATATGAATGCATTCTCATATGTAATTACTacagtatacggagtacttgtactttacATGCACTTCGTACTGCAAGCAAGTTCTTGCTCACTCACgcatccacccacccactcCATCCATCATTTATCGCGCACCCAATCCACCGAGCCGGCGTCCATATCCCCCTCACCGTGGCCATGACACCGTCCTCAAACAACCGTCACCATGGACGCACCCGTCCATGTCGAAAAATAGCGCGCACCTCGGGAATGCCGCGTCTCAGGGCCAGCCACGAGCGCCCGCCAGAACAAAGTTCTGCCTGTCCTCCACCTGCCCTCGTTTCAGGTGACCCCGCTGACCTCTTGCCGACAGCCAGTGGCGAAAGCAGGCGTCCGTGTGGCTTGTTTCGTTTTCCCTCTCCCGTCACGTGCTCGCCGGCCACAAACGCCAAGTGATCGATGGCTTCGATCGTTCCGAAACTACGCTTCTTTGATGCAAAACACGCTCTTGATCTGATGTGTTACGTGTTACGTGCAGCGGCCATCTCAAGTTCGTCCAGTCAGCTGTCTTCAGGATTGATCTCGTGCCTCGTTTCTCGTCTCCGATGCGGTTGATGCCGTAGCACAGCCAAGATGTGGAAGAAAGTGTCCGGACCATGGCGTTGGCTGTCGCAGCGCCGCGGCCCCGGGCGGCAGCGATGTGCACGGAAGCCGGCTGTCGTTGGACCGTCAAGTTTGGCAGCCACGACGCTCGTGCCGTCTCTGCCGGTGCATCTCCTCGTTCTCGCATCGCAAGTGCACACATTTGCGCGACGGAATACGCGTTCACGTACGTGTCTGCTCCCTACCGCGAGGTGCTGATGACACGGCGATCGACAGGGTTTGATGATGGATACCCACGACCATGGGGAAACTCAAATCGCCACGCCTCCCTCGGCCCCAGCCGGCCGATGTCTCACCAGGACCCCGGTCgagccgcggccgcggccgtaCCTTGCATGCTCCCATGTCAGCCAGTCCCGGCATGGCGAAAGAGGCGCGGGAGCGGGAGTCGAGAAAGGAGATGTGATCCGACGCAGGTCAGATCTCGTATTCCTCTCGTGCCTCCCATCGCGACCACGGTGCGAGCACCTATGCTGACCGTACGTGCGGTGCAGGTGCTGTCGTGACGGAGAGGGGCCAAGGAGCCGCGCACCCGCCATGTGGCTGCCGAGTGCTGGCCGCCCCTTTCGGTTGCCTGGCGCTTGCTCTGCGAGATGCTCGTCGCGAAGGGGTTGTGATTGTGATGATGAGCCGTCGTCCATCCCTTGCCCTTGACGGATCGACTCGCTCAAAGACCTCACCACATCACCGCCGGCGGGCCGAGACAAAAAATGGGGACGCGAGGGCCGCGCGCTGATCCCCGCACTTGCGGATGTGCCCGTCCACCCAAACAGGGTCAAGatcgccggtgccggccaaGGAACGTaaccgtcgacggcttcgagaaCCTACGTCTGCCTACGTTTGTACGTCTTCGCATCGGCAGCCGTTTGGGTGAAATGGAGAGCGTGCTGTGTACATCTACAGTCGTCATGCACCACGCTGCTTCGTGCCTCGACGCCCCGCGCCCGCCTGGCGGTCCGTcactcgccctcgtcgccgcccatcTTGGCCATCCACTTGTTCATGTGCGAGTACTTTTCCTCAAACGTCCGCTGCAgcttctcgcccgccgcccacATCGGGTCGCCCTTGTTCCAGTACGTGAAGCAGTTCTCGAAGATCTGCcgcacgtcgacggcgaactcggcgtcgtcgccg of the Drechmeria coniospora strain ARSEF 6962 chromosome 01, whole genome shotgun sequence genome contains:
- a CDS encoding acyl CoA binding protein, whose translation is MSPPTQSEAFKKAVVDSKKLTSKPSSDDLLALYGAIPRGSPRPRRPLPLLTAPSRPGLYKVAIGEDISTAGKAKKGAWQKIVDEGITAEQAQERYVALVEKMKETYGYDENKEPEAVGA